tgatgttttcactAAAACCAAGGGCGTCTAAATGTTTTCTTAAGGACAAGATATCTGATGATAAGGTGGATGCAACAAAAGtagtgagagacagactgatAAGTATGTCTGTGACTTGTTGAAGGGCACAATAACACACCAAAGTTCTCGAGCTCTGACAAAGCTCCGTGGAGATAGGTCTGGCTACAGTGGACATGACAGTCAGTCATGCTGGCATTCGTTTATCTTGTAGAGCGGGGAATGAAGTGACAGTTTTTTGCCGATAGATTTGGgtgttttaatttacttttacgaagaaaacaacaacaacaacacttaaGACCCACATTAGCCACATTTATTCCAATGGAGTGAGACAGTGCATATTTAATTACAGTAGTAGTGGGCTGGCACGCCATGGTGGCGCACAAGAGGGTAttagagacaaaacaaaactgagttGAAACTGACAGGTCAGGCAGAAGAGTACAGTATACAAAAAGTTGCAATTGGTatatttcctgaaaaacaaaacaaaacaaaaatcttgcACATTGAATCAAATGCACTGACAGCTTTCATGGCTATCAAAATCACCGTGCATGCGATTTCAGGTGGAAAGTGACATGCAGCAACTGTGAGATCCACTGTCTTCTGGAGCTGTTACTCTCCGTCAGATGTAAGGTTGGAGAACCCATGAAGATTTGCATTTAGCCATGAGTTGCAGGAGAGAACCTGGACGGTCTGAACTTCATCTCAGTGAAGGGAATGGAGGCATCTTTACCTTTCCAGTCTATCCAGACTATTCCCTGTATCAGGAACAGGAAAGTGGTAATATTTGATTAGTCACAGGAATATAAAAAGTGTTCAAAGTTCATTATTATATGCCCAGGTAGGGAAGTGAACTGAGACCTGATTATTACTGTTGATGCCATATAGACCATTGAGGTTGGCCTTGTAGCAGTTCTTGTACCACCAGCCTCCCATGTAGGCCCTGGCACAGTGGATTTCCATAATATCGGGGTCTTTATCCCAGGCTGAGAATGGACGGCCATTATGGTACCTCATAGAGTCACCTGACAGAGACATACAATGACAATTAGGTAGGAATACTCAGCCATTTACTATATAATATAGTAAGTCTGATTTGTTGATAACTGAACTACAGCACTGTGCCTCTACAATCCTCTGACTCTTCTGTGATTACATGTTGCAACTTCTCACTTTGATCACAAATACTTTCTATATATACGAATACTCTATAGGCTACAATATGGTATAGAATTGACAATTTAACATGCAATTACAACTCCATCTGGGAATTGAACCCTCTGACAATACCATGGATTTATTGATAAAGTATCAGGAAATATACCTGCAGTTCCAGTGTAACCAGATACTGTAAGAGTATAGTGCCTCTCCGAAGAAGCAATGGCAAAGTTGGCATAGTGAGCATAAGCGGTGTCATTTCCAGATCGCATATCCACTCTCAGGCTCACCGGGCCGACGCTGGTCAAGTTGTGAAGAAGCTCATTTCCTGATAGGGGTAAAATGAAGAGTGAACAGTttaggttgatttttttttaaatctattcaAATGTGATGATAATAAGAACTTATTTCAATGGTACCGAGCCAGAAGTCTTCACTGAGGTTTCCAAATCCAGCGCTGTATTCATTCCAGGTCTTGTAGAAATCTGTCTTTCCATTCATCCTCCTCTGGAACACCTAAAGACACATCAAATTGTTGTCTAAACTAATTTTGCCATTTCTTCAGCTCATAGTTTGGATGTGCCAGCAGCAGTTTGGCTCACCGTCCAGCCACCTCCATCGGTCTCCATGTCACAGTAGACTCTGACTGCTCGGCCCTCCTTTCCTTGTGGGTAGATATCCACCTCTCCTGACTGCAGAGCTCcattcagcagctcctgagAGCACTCAGTAGGGAAGGGGAAACGTAGTTTGCCTGAAAGacgaaaaaaaaagaataacttGACTAACGATAATGTACTGATAAGGTGGATAAATTAGCAGGAACTGCATCAGATAAAATACAATACCTGTGATGAATTCTGTGGTGACAACAGATGTGTAGTGTCCATCTCTCTCGCCTTGTACCAGAACAATGTAACGTGACATTGGCAACAAGCCTGTAAGCTTATACTCTGTGACAGATCCATCCAGAATAACCTCctaacatatacacacaaaatcacTGAAAGTTAATATCTGAGGCAATTCTGTAAATGCTGGAGCTCTCTTTTCACTGTACATGCTAATGATGATGGAATATTATTCACCTTTGTCACCTCTCCAGCCACCTGGTAGATCACTCTGTAGCTGTGATAAACAACAGTGGAAGTTCTCCATACTATCACTGCAGAGCGAGCACCAACCTCACTGGCTTTAACcactgaaagacacaaaaatgcacaaacatgtAGTTCCCACACTAACTCTGTAGACTCTagcaaggaaaaaaatgccCCATGTCCCTTTATTTATTCCCTTCTCTACTCACCATTAGCTGTGGTAAATGTTGTTGAGATGGCCATACTCTGGAGGCTGTCCTTCTGACTCAGGACTTTGACTGTGTACAGGGTTCCTCTCTGCAGGCCTCTCAGCTGGTGCTCCACTGAGTTTCCAGACAGCATCACCGTCACTGTCATATTAGGAGCTGTGGCAAGAAGGAGAATTAATAACATCCTGATCAGACATTAGTGCTTTGTAATTAGTGTTTAGGTTAAAGTTGCTACACTCACTCTTGGAGGACTCATAGCTGATGATGAAACGGTCTACTTTGCCCAGACTGGGTGTCCATTTCAGCACAGCTCTCGTATCTGTCACATCGGAAACTTGCAGATGTGTTGGAGGGGCAGGCACTGCAGTCAAGACACAACCCATAGTGTGTTTATTGCTGCTTTCACATgctaagacaaaaaaaagtagcTGTACCTAAAAATACGTTTATCTAGCTGTGTACCTGTGGTGATGACGGATGTGAGGGCGTCACTCTGGGCTCTGCCTTGTGTAGCAGTTACAGTGATAATGTAGGAGGATCCAGTGGACAACTTGGACAGAACCACATAAGACTGGTGAGAGTCCACAGTCACATAGCGGCTCTCCCCTAACAGAATGACACATCACAAATGAACTAGTTAAGCAAATAGTACTGCTCAGTGAAAGATCCACACTGACTGATGTTACACAGTAAAGGAACTTTGACCTTTGTGATGGTCAGCATTTGACAGACCTGTGACAATATTGATGTATGTGACCCTGAAGCCTGCAAACGTGGTCTTTGGTTTGGACCAGGAAACAGTGAGGGAAGACTCTGTTACATTACTGAAAACCATTTCTGTGGGTGGTTCAGGgcctggtaaaaaaaaaaggaaaaggacatttttattgtcaaataCACACTAAATTTATTGCTGCCAATACTGACTGTGTCCCTGGAAGTAGTGGAGGAATTCTGCAACTAACAAATGGAGTATAACTTTAATTACCTGTAACTGCAGTTACTCTGTGAATCTTTGATCTTCTCTCAGCTGCAGCACCATATATGTGCAGGACATAAGCTGTGTTTGGCCGAAGGTTACTGAACTCCACAGAGCGTACGTTGCCAGGGACCACCATAGAGATCCTCTTCATTTCAGCTTTGCCTCTAGATCCAATAATCTTGTCAGAGCTGGCAGTTGTGTTGGTGCTCTCGCTCTGTACCTGGACTTCAGTTGTGTTCTTAGCTGTGGAGGTCTTTTCTCCTTCAAGAGCTTCCTCCTCAAAGTCCTCATGGTCTTCCTCGTCACCCTCTGTCCGTGGCTCTCTTCTGATCACAGTGAAGTTCTTGAACATCCCTTGTGGTGCTGACCACATGACAATAAAGCTGTAGGAAGAGATGTTCACAACCTTTACAGAACCTAATCCAGACCCTCCTGTCCTCCTTGCACTTCCAGAGGCATAGATAGTTGTTTTGTTCTGCAGGACTGGAGCCTCGCCGGATGTAGCTGCAATGGTTGCATTCACTCTGTACTGATTCTTCTGTGTTACTTTCTCTTTTACAGTCTTGGCAGCTTCAGTGTTTCTATTGTCGACAGATTGCACAGTTGTAATTTCTACTTTGACTTTCTTGATGTGTTCATGTCCAGATGATTGAGTAACATTTTTCTCTGCCAGTGTGGACTGCTCCAAGGTCTCCTTccctgctttggttttgtttgttcccATGCCCTTGGACAGAATGGTCACAAGTTTAGATGTGCCATTAGATTTCTTAACGTTACTCTGAGTTACATTGGTTTGAGGTTCGTCTTTTAGTTGGTCAGATTTAGGATATATTTTAGCAGCAGCTCCCTCTTTAACTAGTTTAAGGTCAGTTTTTTGGAGCGCCTTTTTAGAagtcaacactgttgttttgcCTTTGCGGGCCTCTTCTTGcttttttccctcatgtttcaGCAGAACTTGAGCAACAGTTGGGCGACTGGTCTTTGTGGCACTTGAAGAGTCTTTAGTACTAACTTTTTTAACAGAAGACTCTTGCTTTGATTGTATTTTAACAAGACCTGCTTTGGCACTAGTCGTCACTTTAGGTTTAGTGTCAGTCTGTTTAGCTTCAGACCCcttcttctgctccttcttctGGAATAGTGTTTGCTCTTCTGTGCCAGTTTTCTCCTGCATGTTACTCTTGTCTTTGTTCACCTGTGTGGTCACTGTTTCCACTGTGACCTTGACCTTTCCTTTGGCAGTTTCTGAAATTCCAAAGTACAGGTtacaaaatgtgaattaaatttgatattagtcaaagtaaaaaaaaatactttctctcactttaaaatgttatatCAGCCTTATTGCAATGCAGATTCTCACTTACGTTTATTACACTCAGCTCCTTGTGCACACTTACTGCAGTCTGGACCCATAAATCCCCGTTGGCAGACACATTTCCCCTTCTGACATTCTCCATTGCCACTACAGTCACTGGGACAATTTGCAGAACATGGACCTGggcagcaacaaaaacaaccaaaattACTCACTGGACTAATCTCTAATCTCTAATGATTCAACTTAAATAGAATAACCTGataaatatgacaaaatcaTACACTTCTCTTTCAGGGAGGACATCTCTCTTTCCAGCCGGGCTACACGTTCTTTCAGAGCGGTCATCTCAGACTCACATCCTCCAGAGCAGTCACCAGGCAACAAGCTGATCTTATGTGTCATCACTAGAGGAGCTCCAGGCTTCAGCTTCAACTCCTGCTCCTTGCTGTTGCTTGAGTCACAACCATCACTGATGACCACTTTGATTGGTTGTGTTGGGGCAGGCTTGtctttggtggtggtggtggtggtgggagcTTTGATTACAGCGGTCTGATTGGTGGTGGATGTGACCTTATCTTTGTCGACTGAGGAACCACTGGTTGTAGCAGCCTTTGTTGGTGTTGACAGAACAGTTTGAGTAGTGGGGGTAACCTTCTCTTTGGAGTTCTTCACATCACTGGTGGAGGGAGATTTGGCTACAACAGTCACATTGACAGAGGCTGTGGGCTTGTTTTTGGTGGTTTTAGCACCACTGGCTGGAATAGACTTTGGGGATGTTGACTGAACATTTTGAACTACAGCGGGGGCAGGCTTGTCTTTGGCAGTCTTCTCATCACTGGCTGAAGGAGATTTCATTGAAACAGTCTGATTGACGAAGGCTGCATTCTTGTCTTTGATAGTTTTAGTAGCACTGGCTGATGTAGACTTTGTTGATGCTGACTGAACATTTGGAGCTCCAGTGGGGAGAGGCTTGTCTTTGGAAGGCTTCACTTCACTGACTGAAGGGGATTTAGTTAAAACAGTTCGATTGACTGAGACTGTGTGCTTGTCTTTGTTGGTGATGTTGCCACCGGCTGGTGTGGCCTTaactgctgctgaaggagtGGTTTGAATTACTACTGTGTTGGGCTTGCTTTTGGTGGTCACTGGAGTGGGTAAAACTGTCTGATTGACTGTATTTGGCTTTGGGGTTGGGCGAACAGTCTGTTTAGCGAGAGCAGCTgtggtttttggttttgacagagtgaaaacaacatTAGGTTTGGTCACATTGCTTCCTGTTGAGTTTCTTCTCTCATTGGTTGTGGATTGAAAGGAGGGAAATGgggtgagaaggaggagaagccCCAGAGTAAACAGCATTTTGAGCCAGGAGCAGTAGCCAGAGAGAGTATTACC
This sequence is a window from Scatophagus argus isolate fScaArg1 chromosome 9, fScaArg1.pri, whole genome shotgun sequence. Protein-coding genes within it:
- the tnxba gene encoding tenascin is translated as MLFTLGLLLLLTPFPSFQSTTNERRNSTGSNVTKPNVVFTLSKPKTTAALAKQTVRPTPKPNTVNQTVLPTPVTTKSKPNTVVIQTTPSAAVKATPAGGNITNKDKHTVSVNRTVLTKSPSVSEVKPSKDKPLPTGAPNVQSASTKSTSASATKTIKDKNAAFVNQTVSMKSPSASDEKTAKDKPAPAVVQNVQSTSPKSIPASGAKTTKNKPTASVNVTVVAKSPSTSDVKNSKEKVTPTTQTVLSTPTKAATTSGSSVDKDKVTSTTNQTAVIKAPTTTTTTKDKPAPTQPIKVVISDGCDSSNSKEQELKLKPGAPLVMTHKISLLPGDCSGGCESEMTALKERVARLEREMSSLKEKCPCSANCPSDCSGNGECQKGKCVCQRGFMGPDCSKCAQGAECNKQTAKGKVKVTVETVTTQVNKDKSNMQEKTGTEEQTLFQKKEQKKGSEAKQTDTKPKVTTSAKAGLVKIQSKQESSVKKVSTKDSSSATKTSRPTVAQVLLKHEGKKQEEARKGKTTVLTSKKALQKTDLKLVKEGAAAKIYPKSDQLKDEPQTNVTQSNVKKSNGTSKLVTILSKGMGTNKTKAGKETLEQSTLAEKNVTQSSGHEHIKKVKVEITTVQSVDNRNTEAAKTVKEKVTQKNQYRVNATIAATSGEAPVLQNKTTIYASGSARRTGGSGLGSVKVVNISSYSFIVMWSAPQGMFKNFTVIRREPRTEGDEEDHEDFEEEALEGEKTSTAKNTTEVQVQSESTNTTASSDKIIGSRGKAEMKRISMVVPGNVRSVEFSNLRPNTAYVLHIYGAAAERRSKIHRVTAVTGPEPPTEMVFSNVTESSLTVSWSKPKTTFAGFRVTYINIVTGESRYVTVDSHQSYVVLSKLSTGSSYIITVTATQGRAQSDALTSVITTVPAPPTHLQVSDVTDTRAVLKWTPSLGKVDRFIISYESSKTPNMTVTVMLSGNSVEHQLRGLQRGTLYTVKVLSQKDSLQSMAISTTFTTANVVKASEVGARSAVIVWRTSTVVYHSYRVIYQVAGEVTKEVILDGSVTEYKLTGLLPMSRYIVLVQGERDGHYTSVVTTEFITGKLRFPFPTECSQELLNGALQSGEVDIYPQGKEGRAVRVYCDMETDGGGWTVFQRRMNGKTDFYKTWNEYSAGFGNLSEDFWLGNELLHNLTSVGPVSLRVDMRSGNDTAYAHYANFAIASSERHYTLTVSGYTGTAGDSMRYHNGRPFSAWDKDPDIMEIHCARAYMGGWWYKNCYKANLNGLYGINSNNQGIVWIDWKGKDASIPFTEMKFRPSRFSPATHG